In the Carboxydothermus hydrogenoformans Z-2901 genome, one interval contains:
- the hemG gene encoding protoporphyrinogen oxidase yields MPDFLVIGGGIAGLAAAYELFREGQDFILIEENDYFGGKVKTIEREGFIIEGGPDCFLSEKPQVFQIARELKFEDKIIGTNDEFKGTYILSGGRLHELPEGLMMMVPTRIIPFALSPLISWPGKIRMGMDLFIPRKRDDEDESLYSFVTRRLGREALEKIAEPLIGGIHAGTPEEMSVKASFPRFVEMEKKYGSLIRGMLAAKKASSNRPKTKSNTTYFMSFQKGMGELAENIVKNLPDYKLFTGKKAVKVTYQKGKYRTYLTDGEIIESKHVILAVPAYNAAELLEEINKDLAELLAQTGFASSATITLAYRKEDWPFKVNTFGFVVPRIEKRHLMALTYSSVKWSYRVPDDSYLLVRGFLGGATNQNDVFLPEKEMVELVLAEIKDILGVTAKPLFYEIFRWPRGMAQYKVGHLERLAKIEELVFEMPGLALAGSSYRGIGVPDCIKSGREAVRNLLNK; encoded by the coding sequence TTGCCGGATTTTTTAGTAATAGGTGGGGGTATAGCCGGACTTGCTGCTGCCTATGAATTATTCCGCGAAGGTCAGGATTTTATCTTAATCGAAGAAAACGATTATTTCGGTGGTAAAGTTAAAACAATAGAACGCGAGGGTTTTATAATCGAAGGTGGTCCTGACTGCTTTCTCTCGGAAAAGCCACAGGTATTTCAAATTGCCCGGGAACTTAAATTTGAAGATAAAATTATCGGTACCAATGATGAATTTAAAGGTACTTATATCCTCTCCGGCGGAAGGCTTCACGAGCTACCGGAAGGACTAATGATGATGGTACCTACCAGAATAATCCCCTTTGCTTTAAGCCCATTGATTTCCTGGCCGGGGAAAATCCGCATGGGTATGGACCTGTTTATTCCCCGGAAAAGAGATGATGAAGATGAAAGCCTTTACAGCTTTGTAACCCGGCGTCTTGGCCGGGAAGCTTTAGAAAAAATTGCCGAACCTTTAATTGGTGGGATTCACGCGGGAACCCCCGAAGAAATGAGCGTTAAGGCAAGTTTTCCTCGCTTTGTAGAGATGGAAAAGAAATATGGAAGCCTTATCCGGGGAATGCTGGCGGCGAAAAAAGCTTCCTCAAATAGACCTAAAACTAAGTCGAATACCACTTACTTTATGAGCTTTCAAAAGGGTATGGGAGAACTTGCCGAGAATATTGTTAAAAATCTTCCCGACTACAAACTTTTTACCGGCAAAAAAGCCGTTAAGGTTACCTATCAAAAGGGAAAATACCGGACCTATTTAACTGATGGGGAAATAATTGAAAGTAAGCACGTTATCCTGGCAGTGCCCGCTTATAATGCGGCTGAACTTTTGGAAGAGATAAATAAAGATCTGGCCGAACTTTTAGCCCAAACCGGCTTTGCCTCTTCCGCTACAATCACTTTAGCCTATAGAAAAGAAGACTGGCCTTTTAAAGTAAATACCTTTGGCTTTGTAGTTCCCAGGATAGAAAAACGACATTTAATGGCCTTAACTTATAGTTCTGTAAAGTGGAGCTACCGGGTACCCGATGATAGCTATCTTTTAGTCCGGGGTTTTTTAGGGGGAGCTACCAACCAGAACGATGTCTTTTTACCGGAAAAAGAGATGGTCGAACTGGTTTTAGCGGAAATAAAAGATATCCTCGGCGTTACAGCTAAACCCCTTTTTTACGAAATTTTCCGCTGGCCCAGGGGGATGGCCCAGTATAAGGTTGGTCATTTAGAGAGACTTGCCAAAATCGAGGAGTTGGTTTTTGAAATGCCGGGACTTGCTTTAGCCGGTAGCTCCTACCGGGGAATCGGAGTTCCCGATTGCATTAAAAGCGGCCGGGAGGCGGTAAGAAATCTTTTAAATAAGTAA
- the hemH gene encoding ferrochelatase, producing MKAVVLVAFGCPDCLENIGPFMERIMGRTPPPALIAAVRSRYEKIGGKSPLTEITSQQARALKTLLGSEFLVDFAYQYWRPEIPEVVFNLVQKGAKTIYFLPMSAFNSQVSTGAYQKTIKNLEEKFPEIKFYFKGGLAEEPYFIEAHRQLLTTALQPFSPKNTGIIFTAHNLPKKAIEQGDPYFAEFLKTVEAIARTFPFPWRYAFQSKGKSGEEWLKPEVDDVIISWQNQGVENIIINPIGFVADHIETLYDLDIELKEKFSTVNIVRLPALNDHPLLIKALHQLVQKMEG from the coding sequence ATGAAAGCCGTAGTTCTGGTGGCCTTTGGCTGTCCCGATTGTTTGGAAAACATTGGACCTTTTATGGAAAGAATCATGGGCAGAACGCCTCCGCCAGCACTGATTGCAGCTGTCAGGAGTCGCTACGAAAAAATCGGCGGAAAATCCCCGCTAACGGAAATAACCAGCCAGCAGGCCAGGGCTTTAAAAACTTTACTGGGTTCCGAGTTTTTAGTGGATTTTGCTTACCAGTACTGGCGGCCGGAAATCCCTGAGGTTGTTTTTAATTTAGTCCAAAAAGGGGCAAAAACTATTTATTTTCTGCCGATGTCCGCTTTTAATTCCCAGGTTTCCACCGGAGCCTATCAAAAAACAATAAAAAATTTAGAAGAAAAATTCCCGGAAATTAAATTTTATTTTAAAGGTGGACTGGCTGAAGAACCGTATTTCATCGAAGCTCACCGTCAGCTTCTAACAACGGCTCTACAACCTTTTTCTCCAAAAAACACCGGAATCATCTTTACCGCCCACAATTTGCCCAAAAAAGCTATAGAGCAGGGCGACCCCTATTTTGCCGAGTTTTTAAAGACGGTGGAAGCAATCGCCCGGACCTTTCCTTTTCCCTGGAGGTATGCCTTTCAAAGCAAGGGAAAATCGGGCGAAGAATGGTTAAAACCGGAAGTAGATGATGTAATTATTTCCTGGCAAAACCAGGGTGTGGAAAACATTATAATTAATCCCATCGGCTTTGTAGCCGACCATATTGAAACGCTGTACGATTTAGATATCGAGCTTAAAGAAAAGTTTTCCACTGTTAATATCGTAAGGCTTCCAGCTTTAAATGACCATCCTTTATTAATTAAAGCTTTACACCAGCTGGTACAAAAAATGGAGGGGTAA
- the hemE gene encoding uroporphyrinogen decarboxylase: MNDTFLKACRRENTPYTPVWLMRQAGRYMAEYMEIRNKYSFLEMCKTPELAVEVTLQPVRKLGVDAAILFADILLPLEGMGIGFRFARDEGPVIENPVRTIVDVKKVRVITPEEDVPYVLEAIKILRRELAGKVPLIGFSGAPFTLASYIIEGGGSKNYIQCKRLMWEAPEAWHELLGKIAESTVRYLKAQIAAGAQAVQVFDSWVGTLSPEDYEKYVLPHSKYVFDNLKETGVPVIHFANNAGSMLELVAAAGGDVIGLDWRVSLDRAWQTVGFDRGVQGNLDPVALFAPKEVIRQKVKEILIKAGKRPGHIFNLGHGIHKETPVENAQYLVEVVHELSSLSYEQLLEA; encoded by the coding sequence ATGAACGATACTTTCTTAAAAGCTTGCCGTCGGGAAAATACTCCCTATACGCCGGTGTGGCTTATGCGTCAGGCAGGACGTTACATGGCAGAATACATGGAAATACGAAATAAGTATTCTTTTTTGGAAATGTGTAAAACTCCCGAACTGGCTGTAGAAGTAACCCTGCAACCGGTAAGAAAGCTTGGAGTTGATGCAGCCATCTTATTTGCTGACATCCTCCTCCCTTTAGAAGGAATGGGCATTGGTTTTCGTTTTGCCAGAGACGAAGGTCCGGTAATTGAAAATCCGGTTAGAACCATAGTTGATGTGAAAAAAGTTCGGGTTATTACTCCTGAAGAAGATGTACCGTATGTTTTGGAGGCTATAAAAATTTTACGCCGGGAGCTTGCCGGCAAAGTACCGCTTATTGGCTTTTCCGGAGCCCCTTTCACTTTGGCCAGTTATATTATAGAAGGAGGCGGCTCCAAAAATTATATTCAGTGTAAAAGGTTAATGTGGGAAGCTCCGGAGGCCTGGCATGAGCTTTTAGGAAAAATTGCCGAATCCACAGTCCGGTATTTAAAGGCACAAATTGCGGCAGGAGCCCAGGCGGTCCAGGTTTTTGACTCCTGGGTAGGAACCCTTTCCCCGGAAGACTACGAAAAGTATGTTTTACCTCACAGCAAATATGTTTTTGACAATTTAAAAGAAACCGGAGTTCCGGTCATTCACTTTGCCAATAATGCCGGTAGTATGTTAGAATTAGTAGCTGCTGCCGGCGGCGATGTCATAGGCCTTGACTGGAGGGTAAGCCTTGACCGGGCCTGGCAAACCGTTGGTTTTGACCGGGGCGTTCAGGGTAATCTCGACCCCGTAGCCCTTTTTGCTCCTAAAGAAGTAATTCGCCAGAAAGTAAAGGAAATTTTAATTAAAGCCGGGAAACGCCCGGGACACATTTTTAACCTGGGCCATGGCATCCATAAGGAAACCCCCGTGGAAAACGCCCAATACTTAGTAGAAGTAGTCCACGAATTGAGCAGTTTAAGTTATGAACAACTTTTGGAGGCTTAA
- a CDS encoding methylaspartate ammonia-lyase has product MRIKDVLFVKGSSGFYFDDQKAIKSGAVTDGFTYKGKPLTPGFSRVRQGGEAVSIMLFLENGEIAVGDCVAVQYSGVDGRDPVFLADNFIEVLEEEIKPRLVGYNLVRFREAARYFTNLTDKRGKRYHTALRYGLTQALLDAVAKINRTTMAEVIAEEYGLDLTLNPVPLFAQSGDDRYINADKMILKRVDVLPHGLFNHPAKTGEEGKNLTEYALWLKQRIKTLGDHDYLPVFHFDVYGTLGTVFNDNLDRIADYLARLEEKVAPHPLQIEGPVDLGSKERQIEGLKYLQEKLITLGSKVIIVADEWCNNLSDIKEFVDAGAGGMVQIKSPDLGGVNDIIEAVLYAKEKGTGAYLGGSCNETDVSAKITVHVGLATGPAQLLVKPGMGVDEGLTIMRNEMMRTLAILQRNKVTFQKKVG; this is encoded by the coding sequence ATGAGAATAAAAGATGTCCTTTTTGTTAAAGGAAGTTCCGGGTTTTATTTTGATGACCAGAAAGCAATAAAGAGCGGTGCTGTCACCGATGGCTTTACCTATAAAGGGAAGCCTTTAACCCCTGGTTTTTCCCGGGTGCGCCAGGGAGGAGAGGCGGTCTCGATAATGCTTTTCTTGGAAAACGGCGAAATAGCCGTTGGCGATTGCGTGGCGGTACAATATTCAGGGGTAGATGGCCGGGATCCGGTCTTTTTAGCGGATAATTTTATAGAAGTCCTTGAGGAAGAGATTAAGCCCAGATTGGTAGGGTATAACCTCGTTCGCTTTAGGGAAGCAGCCCGCTATTTTACTAATCTTACCGATAAACGGGGTAAGAGATACCACACTGCTTTGCGTTACGGTTTAACTCAGGCCCTCTTAGATGCGGTGGCTAAGATAAACCGTACCACCATGGCCGAAGTAATTGCGGAAGAGTATGGGCTCGACCTTACTTTAAATCCGGTGCCGCTATTTGCCCAGTCGGGGGACGACCGGTATATCAATGCCGATAAAATGATCTTAAAACGGGTTGATGTTCTGCCCCATGGTTTATTTAACCATCCTGCCAAAACCGGGGAGGAAGGGAAAAATTTAACCGAATACGCATTGTGGTTAAAACAAAGAATAAAAACCCTGGGTGACCACGATTACCTGCCGGTGTTTCACTTTGACGTTTACGGTACCCTGGGAACGGTATTTAATGATAATTTAGACCGGATAGCCGATTACTTAGCAAGACTGGAAGAAAAGGTTGCTCCCCATCCTTTACAAATAGAAGGGCCGGTGGACCTTGGCTCAAAAGAAAGGCAGATTGAAGGACTAAAATACTTGCAGGAAAAACTTATTACTTTGGGAAGTAAGGTGATTATTGTAGCCGATGAGTGGTGTAATAATCTATCTGACATTAAAGAATTTGTTGATGCTGGTGCCGGTGGGATGGTGCAAATTAAATCTCCCGATTTAGGTGGGGTAAACGATATTATCGAAGCGGTTTTATATGCCAAGGAAAAGGGTACCGGTGCCTATTTGGGCGGTAGCTGTAACGAAACCGATGTATCGGCCAAAATTACCGTTCATGTGGGACTTGCTACAGGCCCGGCTCAACTCCTGGTTAAACCGGGGATGGGAGTTGATGAAGGATTAACCATTATGCGTAATGAAATGATGCGGACGCTGGCGATTTTACAGAGAAACAAGGTCACATTTCAGAAAAAAGTTGGTTAG
- a CDS encoding double-cubane-cluster-containing anaerobic reductase: protein MDNRELWKVLNVDLEKHDEFLAPVPAVYRELFLNRPNRPRAMAYFDAVVGDIHGIRVHELYNLKQEGKKVFATFCVYVPEEIINATGSACIGLCGGAQYTVPAGETVLPRNLCPLIKSAMGFKIERICPYFQVADYVVGETTCDGKKKAWEILNEYIPVYVMELPQKKEERDRKFWEEEIKDFAQFVEEKTGVKLNAENLRAGIEKINKKRKALKRLSDLRKHNPAPIHGLDVLLINQLAFFDDPERFATKVNELCDELEERVAKGEGVVSKDAPRILITGTPQPIPHWKIHALIEGAGGVVVGEETCIGERYFKDLVEPAADVEGMLKNIAARSLKVNCACFTPNTGRLEDILSMVQKLQVDGVIHYSLQFCQPYGVESYLVGRELERRNIPFLKLESDFSEEDQGQLKTRIEAFLEMIK from the coding sequence ATGGACAATCGGGAGTTGTGGAAGGTACTAAATGTTGATTTAGAAAAGCACGATGAATTTTTAGCCCCGGTGCCGGCGGTTTATCGTGAGCTTTTTTTAAATCGTCCCAATCGTCCCAGGGCAATGGCTTACTTTGACGCGGTAGTGGGGGATATTCACGGTATCCGGGTACATGAACTTTATAACTTAAAACAAGAAGGCAAAAAGGTTTTTGCTACTTTTTGCGTTTATGTACCGGAAGAAATAATAAACGCTACCGGCAGTGCTTGCATCGGTCTTTGCGGTGGTGCTCAGTATACTGTACCGGCGGGGGAAACGGTGTTACCGCGTAATCTCTGCCCTTTGATTAAGTCGGCGATGGGTTTTAAAATTGAAAGGATTTGTCCTTATTTTCAGGTGGCCGACTACGTGGTTGGGGAAACTACCTGTGATGGCAAGAAAAAGGCCTGGGAGATTTTAAATGAATATATTCCAGTTTATGTAATGGAGTTACCTCAGAAAAAAGAAGAACGGGATCGGAAATTCTGGGAAGAGGAAATTAAAGATTTTGCGCAATTTGTGGAAGAAAAAACGGGAGTTAAACTAAATGCAGAAAATTTAAGGGCGGGCATTGAAAAAATAAACAAAAAAAGAAAAGCTTTAAAAAGGCTTTCCGATTTAAGAAAACACAACCCGGCTCCCATCCATGGCCTTGACGTACTGTTAATTAACCAGCTGGCCTTTTTTGATGACCCCGAGCGTTTTGCCACAAAGGTTAATGAACTCTGCGACGAATTGGAAGAAAGGGTGGCTAAAGGCGAAGGGGTAGTTTCCAAAGATGCTCCACGAATCTTAATTACCGGTACTCCCCAGCCCATACCCCACTGGAAAATCCATGCTTTAATTGAAGGCGCCGGCGGTGTTGTAGTGGGTGAGGAAACCTGCATTGGGGAACGATATTTTAAAGATTTAGTAGAACCGGCGGCGGATGTGGAAGGTATGCTTAAAAATATTGCGGCCAGGTCTTTAAAGGTAAATTGTGCCTGTTTTACCCCTAATACCGGCAGGCTTGAGGATATCTTATCTATGGTGCAAAAACTTCAGGTAGATGGGGTTATCCATTATTCTCTGCAGTTCTGCCAGCCCTATGGAGTGGAAAGTTACTTAGTCGGACGGGAATTGGAGAGAAGAAATATTCCTTTCTTAAAGCTTGAAAGTGATTTTTCTGAAGAAGACCAGGGGCAATTAAAAACGCGGATTGAAGCCTTTTTGGAGATGATAAAGTAG
- a CDS encoding acyl-CoA dehydratase activase, giving the protein MFAGLDLGSTNSKLVIIKEDGSYTFKVVPTRYEPVKAGELLLKNTGEIRNLVVTGYGRVAFNRGKVVTEITCQARGCHELFPEVDYILDLGGQDAKIIKKDGQGRVVNFLMNDKCAAGTGRFLEIILTAIGDDYRDEDLINEENAVPINSMCTVFAESEVISLLARGTSKRAVIAGLFKTTAKRLAKFAESLGKPRKLIFTGGGAKYPALRLFLQKEMGVEVVVPPEPSVTAALGAALIARETGS; this is encoded by the coding sequence GTGTTTGCAGGATTAGATTTGGGCTCAACCAACTCAAAATTGGTGATTATTAAAGAAGATGGAAGTTATACTTTTAAGGTTGTCCCTACCAGGTATGAACCGGTGAAAGCCGGGGAGTTATTACTGAAAAATACCGGTGAGATCAGGAACTTAGTTGTTACCGGATACGGACGGGTAGCTTTTAACCGGGGAAAAGTCGTAACGGAAATAACCTGTCAGGCCAGGGGTTGCCATGAATTATTTCCGGAAGTGGATTATATCTTAGATTTAGGCGGTCAGGATGCTAAAATTATTAAAAAAGATGGTCAAGGAAGGGTAGTTAATTTTTTAATGAATGATAAATGCGCTGCCGGTACGGGGAGATTTCTTGAAATAATTTTAACGGCAATCGGTGATGATTACCGGGATGAGGATTTGATTAATGAAGAAAATGCCGTGCCTATCAATTCCATGTGCACGGTTTTTGCCGAATCGGAAGTCATTTCTCTCCTTGCCCGGGGAACTTCCAAGAGAGCAGTAATTGCAGGATTATTTAAAACAACCGCCAAAAGATTGGCTAAATTTGCAGAAAGCCTTGGTAAGCCTCGTAAGTTGATTTTTACCGGAGGAGGAGCAAAATATCCGGCTTTAAGACTGTTTTTGCAAAAGGAAATGGGTGTCGAGGTGGTTGTACCCCCAGAACCATCGGTGACCGCTGCCCTGGGTGCGGCTTTAATTGCCAGAGAAACCGGGAGTTAA
- the gcvT gene encoding glycine cleavage system aminomethyltransferase GcvT: protein MENLKRTPLYEEHIKLGAKMVPFGGWEMPVQYTGILEEHMAVRTDVGMFDVSHMGEIEITGKQAERFVNYLITNDVSRLNSGDVIYTTMCYPDGGTVDDLLAYKYSTERYLLVVNAANKDKDLAHILQYRWDDVTVTDLSDETAEIALQGPRAQEILQKLTAFDLNQIKYFGFAEIEVAGVPCLVSRTGYTGEDGFEIYFAPNLATKIWNELLNLGVKPAGLGARDTLRFEACLPLYGHELSAEITPLEAGLGWAVKFNKEDFIGKEALLAQKNAGLKRKIVGLEMIGAGIPRQGYEIVFNQRGVGFVTSGTFAPFLKKNLAMAMVDLEAAEIGTEVDVIIRGKGVRARVISRPFYKRGK, encoded by the coding sequence ATGGAGAACTTGAAAAGGACGCCGCTTTATGAGGAACATATTAAGCTTGGTGCGAAAATGGTTCCCTTTGGCGGATGGGAGATGCCGGTCCAGTATACCGGTATTTTAGAAGAACATATGGCCGTTCGGACCGATGTAGGCATGTTTGATGTTTCCCACATGGGGGAAATAGAAATTACCGGAAAGCAAGCGGAACGGTTTGTTAATTACCTTATCACCAATGATGTTTCCCGCCTTAATTCCGGCGACGTAATTTACACTACTATGTGCTATCCCGATGGAGGTACCGTTGACGACCTTTTGGCTTATAAGTATTCGACCGAACGGTATTTGTTGGTGGTAAACGCAGCCAATAAAGATAAAGATTTAGCTCATATTCTCCAATACAGGTGGGACGATGTTACTGTTACCGATTTATCCGACGAAACCGCCGAAATTGCTTTGCAGGGTCCAAGAGCCCAGGAGATTTTGCAGAAGTTAACCGCTTTTGATTTAAATCAAATTAAATATTTTGGTTTTGCCGAAATTGAGGTTGCAGGCGTTCCCTGTCTTGTTAGCCGCACCGGATATACCGGTGAAGATGGCTTTGAAATTTATTTTGCTCCAAATTTGGCTACAAAAATCTGGAATGAACTCTTAAATCTTGGTGTCAAGCCGGCAGGTCTTGGTGCCCGGGATACGTTAAGATTTGAAGCCTGTCTTCCTTTATACGGCCATGAACTTTCCGCCGAAATCACACCCTTAGAAGCCGGACTGGGCTGGGCCGTTAAGTTTAATAAGGAAGATTTTATAGGAAAAGAAGCTTTACTTGCCCAAAAAAATGCCGGGCTTAAAAGAAAAATTGTTGGTTTGGAAATGATCGGAGCAGGAATTCCACGCCAAGGCTACGAAATAGTATTTAACCAAAGGGGAGTAGGTTTTGTCACCTCCGGTACCTTTGCACCGTTCCTCAAGAAAAACCTGGCAATGGCTATGGTGGATCTTGAGGCGGCGGAAATTGGTACCGAGGTGGACGTAATCATTCGGGGGAAGGGCGTGCGTGCCCGCGTAATTTCAAGACCATTTTATAAAAGGGGGAAATAA
- the gcvH gene encoding glycine cleavage system protein GcvH has translation MSVVPKDLKYSREHEWIKVDGNIGIIGITDFAQKSLGDIVFIELPGVGDEISAGDSFGVVESVKAASDLYAPVSGKVVEVNEEVIESPQLVNEDPYGKGWMIKVEISNEAELDELLSPEDYEKLLEEEGE, from the coding sequence ATGAGTGTGGTACCTAAGGATTTAAAGTACAGCCGTGAGCATGAGTGGATTAAGGTAGATGGCAATATCGGTATTATCGGTATTACCGATTTTGCCCAAAAATCTTTGGGAGATATCGTATTTATTGAGCTTCCCGGTGTGGGGGATGAAATTTCCGCCGGAGATAGCTTTGGAGTTGTAGAGTCGGTAAAAGCTGCTTCCGACTTATATGCTCCCGTTTCCGGAAAAGTTGTGGAAGTTAATGAAGAAGTTATTGAATCGCCGCAACTGGTAAATGAAGATCCCTATGGTAAGGGGTGGATGATTAAAGTGGAAATTAGTAACGAAGCGGAGTTAGACGAACTGCTCTCCCCCGAAGATTACGAAAAACTTCTGGAAGAGGAAGGAGAGTAA
- the gcvPA gene encoding aminomethyl-transferring glycine dehydrogenase subunit GcvPA translates to MKYTPHTPDEVREMLSSLGLSSIEELFSDIPEEVKLKRPLNLPSGMSELEVKKHLANLAAKNGSADKYTVFLGAGVYDHYVPAVVNHILLRSEFYTAYTPYQAEMSQGVLQSIFEYQTMICELTGLDITNASMYDGGSALAEAALMAVSQTRRDKVLVLATVHPEYRSVVKTYTWGPEIEVVEVPYKSGTVDLEKLEELIDDKTAAVLVQHPNFFGQLEPVEEISRLIHAQKGLLVVAVDPISLGILKPPAEYGADIAVGDGQALGNGLAFGGPHLGFFAARKDLARRMPGRLVGLTTDKEGNRGFVLTLQAREQHIRREKATSNICSNQALNALAATVYLATVGKKGLKEIALQSLQKAHYAFERLIGEGYEPLFSGPFFKEFVVKVKNEEEITQKLLKHHILAGPGISRFYPELAPALMIAVTEKRTREEIDNLVEVLGGDR, encoded by the coding sequence TTGAAATATACTCCCCATACCCCGGACGAAGTCCGGGAAATGTTAAGTAGCCTTGGCTTAAGTAGCATCGAGGAATTGTTTTCGGACATCCCGGAAGAGGTTAAACTTAAAAGGCCCTTAAATCTCCCTTCCGGGATGTCGGAATTGGAAGTAAAGAAACACCTGGCAAACTTAGCGGCTAAAAACGGTTCGGCGGATAAGTATACCGTTTTCTTGGGAGCAGGGGTATACGACCATTATGTCCCGGCGGTGGTCAACCACATTTTGCTGCGCTCGGAGTTCTATACCGCTTATACTCCTTACCAGGCGGAAATGAGCCAGGGAGTTTTACAGTCGATCTTTGAATATCAGACCATGATTTGCGAACTAACCGGTCTTGACATCACCAATGCCTCGATGTATGATGGCGGTTCGGCTTTGGCTGAAGCCGCTCTGATGGCGGTAAGCCAAACCCGGAGAGATAAAGTTTTGGTGTTAGCCACCGTTCATCCCGAGTACCGAAGTGTGGTAAAAACCTACACCTGGGGCCCGGAAATTGAGGTAGTAGAAGTGCCCTATAAAAGCGGTACCGTTGACCTGGAAAAATTAGAAGAACTAATAGACGATAAAACTGCCGCGGTCCTGGTGCAACATCCAAACTTCTTTGGCCAATTAGAACCGGTTGAGGAAATCAGCCGGTTGATTCATGCCCAAAAAGGCCTTTTGGTGGTGGCAGTAGACCCCATTTCCCTGGGTATTTTAAAACCGCCCGCGGAATACGGCGCTGATATTGCTGTGGGTGATGGGCAGGCTCTGGGTAATGGCCTTGCTTTTGGTGGTCCGCACCTTGGCTTTTTTGCCGCCCGGAAGGATTTAGCCCGCCGGATGCCGGGACGCCTCGTAGGTTTAACTACCGATAAAGAGGGTAATCGCGGCTTTGTTTTAACCTTGCAGGCGCGGGAGCAGCATATTCGGCGGGAAAAGGCAACTTCCAATATCTGCAGTAACCAGGCTTTAAATGCCTTAGCCGCAACCGTTTATCTGGCTACTGTTGGCAAGAAGGGATTAAAAGAAATTGCTCTGCAAAGCTTACAAAAAGCCCATTATGCTTTTGAACGTTTAATTGGTGAAGGTTACGAACCTTTATTTAGCGGACCGTTCTTTAAAGAGTTTGTGGTAAAAGTTAAAAATGAAGAAGAAATTACCCAAAAACTTCTAAAACATCATATTTTGGCGGGGCCGGGTATCAGCCGTTTTTATCCGGAGTTAGCACCCGCTTTAATGATTGCGGTTACGGAAAAACGCACCCGGGAAGAAATTGACAATCTGGTGGAAGTACTGGGAGGTGACCGGTAA